accccaccGCATCTcatccccccacccctggtgcACGCACCCCCTTGCACCCCACTGCATCTCATCCCCCACCTCTGGTGCGtgccccccccttgcaccccaccACATCTCTTGCCGTCACCCCCAACCCCGGTGTGtgccccccccttgcaccccactGTGTCTCATCCCCCCCGACCCCAGTGCGTACACCCCCTTGTACCCTACTGCATCTCATCCCGTCACCCCCGGCCCTGGTGCGtgcccccccttgcaccccaccACATCTCTTGCCGTCACCCCCAACCCCGGTGCGtgcccccccttgcaccccaccGCATCTCATCCCCTACCCgtgtccctcctgccctccctgcccacggTCCCCGGCCCACCCCCGGCTCACCCACGGAGAGGATCTCCCGGCACTTCTCGCACTCATCCCGCATCCGCAGGCAGCCGGCCGAGTTACGCCGGATCTCCCGACACACCATGCGCTCGTCGCTGAAGTTACGGGACTCTGCGGAGAGCCCAGCCCGGCCTCAGCACCCCAGAACACCACGGGGCGGGAGCAGTGCCCCAGACCCCCGACCGCGGGGCAGAGCTGCGGGGCTGGCCTCGGCCAACCCCCCGGGGTGCCGCGGGGAGACATAAAAGTGCTTTTTCCGGGGAATCtggacccccccccagctgttTTTTCCCGAAGCAAAGCGCTCCCTGCCAACCTCTGTTTCGAAATCGCCCTTTTCCCAGCCGCCCGAGCCGGGGCTGCGGTGGCAGACGGTGACGGCACCGGCAGCCGGGCTGCAACCGGTGCTGcccacccaaaacaaacaccttcccgggcacggcggcggctTCGGCAGCCAAGATTTGGGAGGGgggtcaaaaaacccaaaaacccagcccagctctgcaaacAGCGGAGCCTGTGATTCCTGGGCTCCCCTGGGGATTCTCTGATGTGTGGTAGTAGGGCTGAGCTCATCCTCTACGTTAGTCACCCCCTAataagaaggaaggggggggggagatgccGGGAAGCCTGGCCGTAAACCTGCTGCTTCCAGCCAAATTGGGGAGCCCACGACACCCGGCCCGCGGCGAGCACCCTACCTGGGGCAAAGCCACCCAACGGGTGCTCCCAGCCGCCCTGCACCTCCTCCAGCATCCGCTGCGTCATCTCGAAGAGCGGCTGGAAGAGGTGGTGGAAGCCGTGGTGGGGATGCTGGAAGAAGGGATGCAGCTCCCGGGAAAGCCTCTCGCTGCGCGGGGGGAAGCGGACCCGCTGGACGGGAGGGCGGAAAGCCTCGCGGAAACCGCCGAAGGGTGCTCGGAAGAAGGGATACATGCGGCCGTAGACCTGGGTGCTGTCCTGGAAGATGTCATCCACCCCATCCTCCAGCAACCCGAAACGTTCTTCCAGGTCCTCGAACTGCCGCTCCTGCCGCTGGTCCCGCTCCAGCAGCGAGTCGATGCGCTCGCCGTTCACCCAGATGGAGAAGGGCGAGGAACGGTTGAGGAATTCCTCCAGCtgccgggcaggggggcaggaTCAGGCCAAAATTCCCCCCGCAAATACACCCCTCAGCGtcgccgggggctgcgggaccACTCACCTGCCGCCCCACCAGCCCCGAGCCGCTGTGGCACGTGCGGGAGTAGAAGCGCATGCAGGTGTGCTTGAGGCAGGGCTTGCACTCTTCCCAGAGGGCCAGCATCGTCTCGTTGCACACCTCCTGCTTCGCCgccagctgctgctccttctcccgGGCTAGCTGCACCGCCTCCTGCAAGGCACCCGCATCCAGCCCCGAGGGCATCCCCCTGCTCCCCGGGCACGTGGATCCGGGGTACGGCATCCCCCCGAGCCCTTCGGCTGCACCCGGTCGGGCGCGGGGCTATcccagcccggccgggggctCCGGGTACCAGGCTCAGAGCGAccaccctcctcatcctcgctcacctccttcctcctcttggtCTCCTCCAGCGTGTGCAGGATGGCTCGGTGGTCCTTACTGGTCTTATCCATGAGGGTCTTCATCTGCTTCACCCCGTTGATGGCGTTTTCCACCTCCGTGTCGATGTATTTGCTGCCGGCTGCCGACATctctggggcggggggaggaagagCATCCCTCGGCCGGCTGCTCGAGCCCCGCCAGCGCACGCAAATATTTGCGGGTGCGGAGTCCCGTTCGCTCGATTCCAGTTCACAGAACTCAAGAAAAGTGACCCAAAATCTCGCCGGGGCCGGGGTCCTGTCTCCCTGCCCGCCACCCCCCCACTATTTGGGCAGCGCTGCCCCCGAgtccccggctgccccccgggaACGGCCTTGTGCCGGGGCGGCCGTCGCCAGAGCCGTGCCCACGCCGGCCCTCGGGGACGTCTGAGGGCAGGATCTTCCTTTCTAGCCCCCCCAAAAAGCATCCAGCCCCAACCCCGGCttcgcagcccccccccgggaTGATGCTCTGTGCCCCCTCCAGCCACCCGAGTgccccatcccgtcccgtccccgtggGCACAGCGCTCCCCCGCCCCACAGCCGGCCCGTTtgctcccccagcctgcagggaacaacacacccccccacccccccccacccaaataaaaagctgtgcccccccccctccaaccCCGTGGGTCCTGCATCCTCCCCACCCAGCGCTGCCCTGGGTGCCGCCCTGGCCCACGGCACCCACCcgggctgccccccaccctgcagcccccccactcACGCTTGAGCTCGCTGGGGGGGACGAGGGCCTGGCCCCCCtcccaggggagcaggaggccGAGCAgcgagagcagcagcagggccatgGTCCCgtcctggaggcagctgcctgcgcaggcagagCGGGGGCTcagggcaggatccggcccccccAACTCCAGACACGGGGCTCTGAGTCAGCAGCAGggaccagccccccccccccgccccccgggcacGATTTTGGGGACACAGAGATGGTTGAGCTAATGCCACGTTACCCAGCGgagcgggggctgcagcccgtcCCCGGGAGGGGGTCCCTGGGCAGCGGGGTCCCACTCAAAGCCCCGGATGGGGGGGGCCGGGATGCGGAGCcctgtgtcgtccccccccgcccgcctgccTGCGGGACAAACAAGCCCCAGGCCCGGGGCCAGGCGAGGCGGGCGGCCAAGGCAGTGACCGGGCACGGATTTCCCCCCGCCACGGGAGCCAGCGCTGCCTTTCTtctccccgggccccccccgagagatggagaggggctggggagggggggctgcaaGGGTGGGGGGGCAaagctgggacagggctgggctcctgccagctgcaggcagggatgggcagggatAGGCACCGCCAGCAGGACCCCGGCCCCCCGAGAAGGGTGCCGCGGCCGAGGCACCCAGCGCTGgcacccccagctcagcccccccccaggGTTGTGCAATACCCAGCCGCAGCGGGGctaccaacccccccccccaaagaaaaaaaaaagaaaaaaaaaaagcttgtgcaGTGGCCCAGCGGCcgtggggctctgccccccccagcagcgctggcCCGGTGCCCCGCAGCACTGCAGCACCCATTGCAGCACCGGCTGCGGGCaccgctgcagccccccggcactGCTGCCCCCCCCAAGTGCTGcacccccccaaataccccccccagcccagcccagctccatcccGCCCGGCCCAGGGCATTGTGGGAAACTCCTGCCCGATGGGATGAGCATCCGCCCGCTGCATCACCTCCCCCAGCAGAGCCCGGAGGTgcggggggcaccccggggtgcccagcacccacctctgccccACAGCGGGTCCCCCACACCCAGGGGTGGCCATGGCCCCCCCTTGGCTGGCCCCCAGGCATGACCCCAAACCGAGGCCcccacccatcccaccccactgcaccccagggagggcaggggcaccccggggggtccctgtggggaagggaagggaagggaagggaagggaagggaagggaagggaagggaagggaagggaagggaagggaagggaagggaagggaagggaagggaagggaagggaagggaagggaagggaagggaagggaagggaagggaagggaagggaagggaagggaagggaagggaagggaagggaagggaagggaagggaagggaagggaagggaagggaagggaagggaagggaagggaagggaagggaagggaagggaagggaagggaagggaagggaagggaagggaagggaagggaagggaagggaagggaagggaagggaagggaagggaagggaagggaagggaagggaagggaagggaagggaagggaagggaagggaagggaagggaagggaagggcagaaggagCCGTACCTGCGGTTGGCACCCCAGCCGCCCTGGCGAgctccgccgcggccgcccgcccccgcccgcccctatTTATCCGGCCGCGGCGCTGCGGGtccgccccgctccggccccggagCTTTCTGGAACcggcgggaccggccccggcccggcccgcccccccccggtgcccccccccgcccccccggtaCGCGGCGCCCCGACGCCGCGGGGATGGGCGCGGTGCCGCTCGGCAGcgcctcccacccccccccccctc
The Mycteria americana isolate JAX WOST 10 ecotype Jacksonville Zoo and Gardens chromosome 3, USCA_MyAme_1.0, whole genome shotgun sequence genome window above contains:
- the CLU gene encoding clusterin, with product MALLLLSLLGLLLPWEGGQALVPPSELKQMSAAGSKYIDTEVENAINGVKQMKTLMDKTSKDHRAILHTLEETKRRKEEAVQLAREKEQQLAAKQEVCNETMLALWEECKPCLKHTCMRFYSRTCHSGSGLVGRQLEEFLNRSSPFSIWVNGERIDSLLERDQRQERQFEDLEERFGLLEDGVDDIFQDSTQVYGRMYPFFRAPFGGFREAFRPPVQRVRFPPRSERLSRELHPFFQHPHHGFHHLFQPLFEMTQRMLEEVQGGWEHPLGGFAPESRNFSDERMVCREIRRNSAGCLRMRDECEKCREILSVDCWQTDPAQSQLREQLEDALRLAERFTRRYDDLLRAFQAEMLNTTSLLDQLNRQFGWVSRLANLSQGADGFLQVTTVLSKAPNLEDPSAPPDTQVTVQLFDSEPLSLTVPGDISWDDPRFMEIVAEQALQHYKQNAIE